In Helicobacter mastomyrinus, the sequence TACATATTGCAAGTGTGGATTAGCACTTCGTGTAAATGCGGTGTCTACATCGCAACAGCAAAGGCATAATATGATTTTCTCTTTTCATCAAATCTTATTGATTTAAGCGAAATTTTTTTTAGTTTGTTTTATATTTATGCTTTTTATTTTAGAGTGTAAGGAGTGAGTGATGAGCATAAAGTCATTGATAAAAAATAATGCGATATATCAAGCATATATCCGCCCATTGCTTTTGGCATATAAGCACAAAAGAGAAAAGGCAATGAACGATGAAACATATTTTTTAAAAAGGCATAAAAAGATTTTTGGCTACAAGGCAGACTTTCGCAATCCGCATACATTTAATGAAAAAATCATTCATAGAATACTCTTTGATAGAAATCCCATTTACACCATTTTGAGTGATAAATTAAAAGCAAGAATCTATATTTCACATATCTTAAAAGATATGGCAGATTCATCGTGTGCAAGGGGGGGGGTCGTGTGCTAAAAGCATAGAATCTAAGATACAAACTCCCTCTAACCTACATCTTTTAACTTTTACCTCCCAACTTTTTGAACCCCTAGACCTCATATACGATAGCCTCTTTATGAGTAATCAATGCCTCTATCTCCCTAAGCTTTATGGCATTTATAAAACTTTTGATGCTATTGATTTTGGCATTTTGCCCCATAAATTTGTCATAAAAACCAATCACGATTGCGGCGGAGTAGTTATGGTGCAAGACAAAGAAGCCTTTTTACAAGATGGCATATCTCAAGCAAGAGATAAAATAATGTGGCATTTGCAGCATAATTACTATGAGCAATATCGCGAGTGGCATTATAAAGACATAGAGCCCCGCATTTTTGTTGAAGAACTACTAGGAGAGTGTATAGAGGACTTTAGATTCCATTGCTTTAATGGAGAGGTGGCTTTTATCCAAGTTGCTAATGCCACACATACGCGCAATGATGTATTTGACACACAATGGCAAAAACTTGATTTTATGTATCTGAATCCACCAAGTGATATACCCCCGAAGAAGCCTACCAAGTTTCATCTAATGCTTCATCTTGCCAATCTTTTATCAGCCCCTATGAATTATGTGCGCGTGGATTTGTATTGTGTAGATTCTAGGGTGTATGTAGGAGAGCTTACCTTTACCCCAAATGGAGGCACAGGAAAATTTTCCCCGCAAAGCTTTGATAGATATTT encodes:
- a CDS encoding ATP-grasp fold amidoligase family protein; the encoded protein is MQGGGSCAKSIESKIQTPSNLHLLTFTSQLFEPLDLIYDSLFMSNQCLYLPKLYGIYKTFDAIDFGILPHKFVIKTNHDCGGVVMVQDKEAFLQDGISQARDKIMWHLQHNYYEQYREWHYKDIEPRIFVEELLGECIEDFRFHCFNGEVAFIQVANATHTRNDVFDTQWQKLDFMYLNPPSDIPPKKPTKFHLMLHLANLLSAPMNYVRVDLYCVDSRVYVGELTFTPNGGTGKFSPQSFDRYFGDLWHI